From the Hymenobacter yonginensis genome, one window contains:
- a CDS encoding DNA repair ATPase → MKKGVLLSLLMLVLSVTGYAQKSPVDETDMAIKGIPRKGQRVTIQLDSKRVDDSWKKQLDTQFGSKVKADKGVYSMDGVVIEDISKTPIRVISKVDATPTGTSVWWSIDLGNAYLGKDATPVQWKSAEKYLKDFARMLYREDLAVQVAEAERSLVSSQNNHMAVIQKSDAIKKDIEKNKLRKAEIQQQLAQNAAELLQYNNLIDLNLKEQEAARADIVNMRVALEAVKERMTKIE, encoded by the coding sequence ATGAAAAAAGGCGTACTCCTCTCTCTGCTGATGTTAGTGCTGTCGGTGACTGGCTACGCGCAGAAATCCCCCGTCGATGAGACGGATATGGCCATCAAAGGCATTCCGCGCAAAGGCCAACGGGTAACGATTCAGCTGGACAGCAAGCGGGTTGATGATTCCTGGAAAAAGCAGCTCGACACGCAGTTCGGCAGCAAAGTAAAGGCCGATAAAGGCGTTTACTCCATGGATGGTGTGGTGATTGAAGACATTTCCAAAACGCCAATCCGCGTGATCAGCAAGGTGGATGCCACCCCAACCGGTACGTCGGTATGGTGGTCTATCGACCTGGGCAACGCCTACCTGGGCAAGGATGCCACGCCCGTGCAGTGGAAATCGGCCGAGAAATACCTCAAGGATTTCGCCCGCATGCTCTACCGCGAAGACTTGGCCGTGCAGGTAGCCGAAGCCGAACGCTCGCTCGTATCGTCGCAGAACAACCACATGGCGGTTATCCAGAAGTCGGATGCCATCAAAAAGGACATCGAAAAGAACAAGCTGCGCAAGGCTGAAATTCAGCAGCAGCTGGCCCAGAACGCCGCTGAGTTGCTGCAGTACAACAACCTGATCGACCTGAACCTGAAAGAGCAGGAAGCTGCCCGCGCCGACATTGTGAACATGCGCGTAGCGCTGGAAGCCGTAAAGGAGCGCATGACCAAAATCGAGTAA
- the rplS gene encoding 50S ribosomal protein L19: protein MSVLLDFIQQESQERRASFPAFAAGDTVNVHVKIREGNKERIQQFQGVVIQRKNSNSNGETFTVRKISNQIGTERIFPLLSPNIDKVEVIRRGKVRRARLFYLRGLSGKAARIKEKRRTVVAA, encoded by the coding sequence ATGAGCGTACTACTCGATTTTATTCAGCAGGAATCCCAGGAGCGCCGCGCCAGCTTCCCCGCCTTTGCTGCCGGCGACACCGTTAACGTACACGTTAAGATTCGCGAGGGCAACAAGGAGCGCATTCAGCAGTTCCAAGGCGTTGTAATTCAGCGCAAAAACAGCAACTCCAACGGCGAAACCTTCACCGTTCGTAAGATTTCCAACCAGATCGGTACTGAGCGTATCTTCCCCCTGCTGTCGCCTAACATCGACAAAGTGGAAGTAATCCGTCGTGGTAAAGTACGTCGTGCCCGTCTGTTCTACCTGCGTGGCCTGTCGGGCAAAGCAGCTCGTATCAAGGAGAAGCGTCGCACGGTGGTTGCCGCTTAA
- a CDS encoding TIGR01777 family oxidoreductase — translation MSRKVLISGGTGMIGTRLAEMLIDAGYEVALLSRQPANSHYRSFRWDPRAGTIDEAAIPYADYVVNLAGSSVSDGKWTDERKRDIMTSRLGGTTLLARELAKPGHHVRAFVSASAIGIYGDSADRVVNEETPAASADDFLADVSRQWELAAQDVEKLGIRTVISRIGIVLSPEGGALVPLARTVKLMAGAPLGSGRQFMSWIHLDDLCRLLIQMLEEPKWEGIYNAVAPHPVTNEEFTKTLADVLHRPLVLPKVPEFALNLMMGEMSEIVLASQRVSAEKVLRQGFTFEYPNLKPALESFYGE, via the coding sequence ATGTCCCGAAAAGTTCTCATCAGCGGCGGTACCGGCATGATTGGTACCCGCCTTGCCGAGATGCTCATTGATGCCGGCTACGAAGTAGCGCTGCTCAGCCGGCAGCCCGCCAACAGCCACTACCGCAGCTTCCGCTGGGACCCGCGCGCCGGCACCATCGATGAGGCCGCCATTCCCTACGCCGATTACGTGGTGAACCTGGCCGGTTCCAGCGTGTCGGACGGCAAGTGGACCGATGAGCGCAAGCGCGACATCATGACCAGCCGCCTCGGCGGCACGACGTTGCTGGCCCGCGAGCTGGCCAAGCCCGGCCACCACGTCCGGGCCTTCGTGTCGGCCTCGGCCATCGGCATCTATGGCGACAGCGCCGACCGGGTGGTGAACGAGGAAACGCCCGCCGCGTCTGCCGACGACTTCCTGGCCGACGTGTCGCGACAGTGGGAGCTGGCGGCGCAGGACGTGGAGAAGCTGGGCATCCGCACCGTAATCAGCCGCATCGGCATCGTGCTCAGTCCCGAGGGCGGCGCGCTGGTGCCGCTGGCCCGCACCGTGAAGCTGATGGCCGGCGCCCCGCTGGGCTCGGGCCGGCAGTTTATGTCCTGGATTCACCTCGACGATTTGTGCCGCCTGCTTATCCAGATGCTGGAGGAGCCAAAATGGGAAGGTATCTACAACGCCGTGGCCCCGCACCCAGTCACGAACGAGGAATTCACCAAGACTCTGGCCGACGTGCTGCACCGCCCGCTGGTGCTGCCCAAAGTGCCGGAATTTGCCCTGAACCTGATGATGGGCGAGATGAGCGAAATCGTGCTGGCCTCGCAGCGCGTGAGTGCCGAGAAGGTACTGCGCCAGGGCTTCACGTTTGAGTACCCGAACCTGAAGCCGGCCCTGGAATCGTTCTACGGCGAGTAG
- a CDS encoding 6-pyruvoyl trahydropterin synthase family protein: MSVTVCRKEHFNAAHRLHNPAWSPEQNQQVFGKCNNPSYHGHNYELIVRLTGEIDPDTGYVYDMKRLSDLIKREILDTFDHRNLNLDTEEFRHLNPTAENMAVVIWNRLRTHIESRLALSVTLYETERNFVEYHG, translated from the coding sequence ATGTCCGTAACCGTCTGCCGCAAAGAACATTTCAATGCTGCCCACCGCCTGCACAACCCGGCCTGGAGCCCGGAACAAAACCAGCAGGTGTTCGGCAAATGCAACAACCCCAGCTACCATGGGCACAATTATGAGTTGATTGTGCGCCTGACCGGCGAAATCGACCCGGACACGGGCTACGTGTACGATATGAAGCGCCTGAGTGACCTCATTAAGCGCGAGATTCTGGATACCTTTGACCACCGGAACCTCAACCTCGACACCGAAGAATTCCGTCACTTAAATCCTACTGCCGAGAACATGGCGGTAGTCATCTGGAACCGGCTGCGGACCCATATTGAATCCCGGCTGGCCCTCTCGGTTACCCTGTATGAAACCGAGCGCAACTTTGTAGAATATCATGGCTAA
- the rimM gene encoding ribosome maturation factor RimM (Essential for efficient processing of 16S rRNA) yields the protein MTLDDYYQLGSIGKPHGLKGFVVAFLDVDDLHAYRKLKSVLLEMPTAPGKLVSYDVEKLQPQANERALLKLKGIDRIEEAEPLRNAKLYRPLQELPALAADQFYFHDVIGYTVLDAKLGTLGIVETFYELPQQDVLAMRYQGQEVLIPVVDELVSHADQATKTLHVTLPEGLLDVYLLPSSREQDEPDETEEA from the coding sequence ATGACACTCGACGACTATTATCAGCTGGGCTCCATTGGGAAGCCACACGGCCTGAAAGGGTTTGTGGTAGCCTTCCTCGACGTGGACGACCTGCACGCGTACCGCAAGCTGAAGTCGGTATTGCTGGAGATGCCCACGGCCCCCGGCAAGCTGGTGTCGTATGATGTGGAGAAGCTGCAGCCGCAAGCCAACGAGCGCGCCCTGCTCAAGCTCAAAGGTATCGACCGGATTGAGGAAGCCGAGCCCCTGCGCAACGCCAAGCTCTACCGCCCCCTGCAGGAGCTGCCGGCGCTGGCCGCCGACCAGTTCTACTTTCACGACGTCATCGGTTACACGGTGCTCGACGCGAAGCTGGGCACGCTGGGCATCGTAGAAACCTTCTACGAGCTGCCTCAGCAGGACGTGCTGGCCATGCGCTACCAGGGCCAGGAAGTGCTGATTCCGGTGGTGGACGAGTTGGTGTCGCACGCCGACCAAGCCACCAAGACGCTGCACGTCACGCTGCCCGAAGGGCTGCTGGACGTGTATCTGCTGCCTTCCTCGCGCGAGCAGGACGAGCCCGACGAAACCGAAGAAGCCTAG
- the trmD gene encoding tRNA (guanosine(37)-N1)-methyltransferase TrmD, with translation MRIDIVTCQPDLLISPFAHSIVKRAQDKGLVEIHLHDLRRYAINKHGQIDDYVFGGGAGMVLRVEPIAACFDALLAERSYDAIIYLTPDGETLRQPLANRLSLAGNLLLLCGHYKGVDERIRQAYITHEISIGDYVLSGGEMGAAVLVDAVVRLLPGVLGNEESALSDSFQDNLLAPPVYTRPAEWRGLPVPEILLSGNTPKIDVWRHDQALERTQHRRPDLLNG, from the coding sequence ATGCGCATCGACATCGTCACGTGCCAGCCGGATTTGCTGATCAGCCCCTTCGCGCACTCCATCGTGAAACGCGCGCAGGACAAAGGGCTGGTGGAAATCCATCTGCACGATCTGCGCCGCTATGCCATCAACAAGCACGGCCAGATTGACGACTATGTGTTTGGCGGCGGCGCCGGCATGGTATTGCGGGTAGAGCCCATTGCGGCCTGCTTCGATGCCCTGCTGGCCGAGCGCAGCTACGACGCCATCATCTACCTCACGCCCGACGGTGAAACCCTACGGCAGCCTCTGGCCAACCGCCTCTCTTTGGCGGGCAACCTGCTGCTGCTGTGCGGGCACTACAAGGGCGTAGATGAGCGGATCCGGCAAGCCTACATCACCCACGAAATCAGCATCGGTGACTACGTACTGAGCGGGGGCGAGATGGGCGCGGCGGTGCTTGTGGATGCGGTGGTGCGGCTGTTGCCGGGCGTGCTGGGCAACGAAGAATCGGCGCTCAGCGACTCGTTTCAGGACAACCTGCTGGCGCCGCCCGTGTACACCCGCCCAGCGGAGTGGCGTGGGCTGCCGGTTCCGGAAATCCTGCTCTCCGGCAATACCCCCAAGATTGATGTCTGGCGGCACGACCAGGCGCTGGAAAGAACCCAGCACCGCCGCCCAGACCTGCTAAATGGCTAG
- a CDS encoding M1 family metallopeptidase — translation MKKFLVGCSLLLLSLCAAAQPSAPARSAAPYWQQQVSYSIDVTLDDKQHQLTGREELVYTNNSPDALPYIWFHLWPNAYRDDNTAFARQQLRNGSRKFHFATPEQRGYIDQLDFQVNGQPAKLELDPENPDMAKLLLPQRLAPGASTTISTPFRVKIPDSFSRFGHVEQSYQITQWYPKPAVYDRRGWHAMPYLDQGEFYSEFGSFDVRITLPANYTVGATGVLQNPEEQQRLRQLAAAELPINGNSSTPPQSMKAEPDLTFPVSVAETKTLRYVQDRVHDFAWFADKRFNVRKSAVTLPSGRVVDTWVMFTNKEAEKWVKGLQDVDSAVVYYSRWVGEYPYSAATAVDGALSAGSGMEYPMVTVTQPSAIVHEVGHNWFYGILGTNERDFAWMDEGVNSYVENRVAARNGEQAGGLLGLPTKGAAATALTLDGLPEAALNYIPYQAMASRSLDQPVTNFASADYGKLNYGIIVYGKTASLLQYLAAYLGQARFDEAMQAYYARWQFRHPYPEDMQAVFEEVAGQKLGWFFNDMLNGQNRYNAVLSKSKLEKGQRKVLVRNDSPAPFPFPVASLDASGRVLETQWTKPFARTDESDDAVLRFRDENVASLVVDPDYLTPQLNRRDDHLKTTGSFRALERIRLRPILSPERWDQAAINWLPVVGANTSDKFMLGAAFYNSPLNVKKFSYLAMPMYSFNQKELNGIGMLNLNILPERITRRAVVGVQFQRFERYQKVEPSLTLSFPHSAFNAPQHTVRLANTAIENQDAGTTSSIQSLEYGFRAGNALYRWDAHAEFNYLTPDLANDNVRADAALLRAEASYLRYYSPKKTFSVRVFGGAFLNKANDTPFVIGLSGSPDYRRQTVFLDRQQISPSLAAQQHQFDGRDGAFKAYLPASSSRWLTTLNLQADLPVTPFGVFADFGMTKEQNQVAAGRSPQRAYYDAGLSLPLFNKLLSFYLPLAGSQYENGLPGSRRALTNQLRFVLRLDQLSPFRLLDEQLAQ, via the coding sequence ATGAAAAAATTTCTGGTTGGCTGTAGCCTGTTGCTCCTGTCCCTTTGCGCTGCGGCGCAGCCCTCGGCGCCGGCCCGAAGCGCGGCCCCCTACTGGCAGCAGCAGGTCAGCTACTCCATCGACGTCACGCTCGACGACAAGCAGCACCAGCTGACAGGCCGGGAGGAGCTGGTGTACACCAACAATTCGCCCGACGCGCTGCCCTATATCTGGTTTCATCTGTGGCCGAATGCCTACCGCGACGACAACACGGCCTTCGCCCGGCAGCAGCTGCGCAACGGCAGCCGCAAGTTTCACTTCGCCACCCCAGAGCAGCGCGGCTACATCGACCAGCTCGACTTCCAGGTGAACGGCCAGCCAGCCAAGCTGGAGCTGGACCCTGAGAATCCCGACATGGCCAAGCTGCTGCTGCCGCAGCGGCTGGCGCCCGGAGCCAGCACCACCATCAGCACGCCGTTTCGGGTGAAGATTCCGGATTCCTTCTCGCGCTTCGGCCACGTCGAGCAGAGCTACCAGATTACGCAGTGGTACCCCAAGCCCGCCGTGTACGACCGGCGCGGCTGGCACGCCATGCCCTACCTCGACCAGGGAGAGTTCTATTCGGAGTTCGGCTCGTTTGACGTGCGCATCACGCTGCCGGCCAACTACACGGTAGGCGCCACGGGCGTACTCCAGAACCCCGAGGAGCAGCAGCGCCTGCGCCAGCTGGCAGCAGCGGAACTTCCTATAAACGGAAATTCCAGTACGCCTCCCCAGTCCATGAAAGCCGAGCCTGACCTGACGTTCCCGGTTTCGGTGGCCGAAACCAAAACCCTGCGCTACGTGCAGGACCGGGTCCACGACTTCGCCTGGTTTGCTGACAAGCGCTTCAATGTGCGTAAAAGCGCCGTGACGCTGCCCTCGGGCCGCGTGGTAGATACGTGGGTGATGTTCACCAACAAGGAGGCCGAGAAGTGGGTGAAAGGCCTGCAGGATGTAGATTCGGCGGTGGTATACTACTCGCGCTGGGTGGGCGAGTACCCGTACAGCGCCGCTACGGCCGTAGATGGCGCCCTGAGCGCCGGCTCGGGCATGGAGTACCCGATGGTTACCGTCACGCAGCCCTCGGCCATTGTGCACGAGGTGGGCCACAACTGGTTCTACGGCATCCTGGGCACCAACGAGCGGGATTTTGCCTGGATGGATGAGGGCGTGAACTCCTACGTGGAAAACCGCGTGGCTGCCCGCAACGGCGAGCAGGCCGGCGGCCTGCTGGGCTTGCCCACCAAAGGCGCCGCAGCCACTGCCCTCACCCTCGACGGCCTGCCCGAAGCGGCCCTCAACTACATTCCGTACCAGGCCATGGCCAGCCGCAGCCTCGACCAGCCCGTCACCAACTTCGCCTCCGCCGACTACGGCAAGCTCAACTACGGCATCATCGTGTACGGCAAAACGGCCTCGCTGCTGCAGTATCTGGCGGCCTACCTGGGCCAGGCCAGGTTCGATGAGGCCATGCAGGCCTACTACGCCCGCTGGCAGTTCCGCCACCCCTACCCTGAGGACATGCAGGCCGTGTTTGAGGAAGTGGCAGGCCAGAAGCTGGGCTGGTTTTTCAACGACATGCTCAACGGCCAGAACCGCTACAACGCCGTGCTGTCGAAGTCGAAGCTGGAGAAGGGCCAGCGCAAGGTGCTGGTCCGCAACGACTCGCCGGCGCCGTTTCCGTTTCCGGTAGCCAGCCTTGACGCCAGCGGCCGGGTGCTGGAAACCCAGTGGACCAAACCCTTTGCCCGCACCGACGAGTCGGACGACGCCGTGCTGCGCTTCCGCGACGAGAACGTAGCCAGCCTGGTGGTCGACCCCGACTACCTTACGCCCCAACTCAACCGCCGCGACGACCACCTGAAAACGACCGGCTCCTTCCGGGCGCTGGAGCGCATCCGGCTGCGGCCCATCCTTAGCCCCGAGCGCTGGGATCAGGCCGCCATCAACTGGCTGCCAGTGGTGGGCGCCAACACGTCGGACAAGTTTATGCTGGGCGCGGCTTTTTACAACAGCCCGCTCAACGTCAAGAAGTTCAGCTACCTGGCGATGCCGATGTACAGCTTCAACCAGAAGGAGCTGAACGGCATCGGCATGCTGAACCTCAACATCCTGCCGGAGCGCATCACGCGCCGGGCCGTGGTGGGCGTACAGTTTCAGCGATTTGAGCGCTACCAGAAGGTCGAGCCCAGCCTGACGCTGTCGTTCCCGCACTCGGCCTTCAACGCGCCGCAGCACACCGTCAGGCTGGCCAATACGGCCATTGAAAACCAGGACGCCGGCACCACCAGCAGCATTCAGTCGCTGGAGTACGGTTTCCGGGCCGGCAATGCCCTCTACCGCTGGGATGCCCACGCCGAGTTCAACTATCTCACCCCCGACCTAGCCAACGACAACGTGCGCGCCGATGCGGCCCTGCTGCGGGCCGAGGCCAGCTACCTGCGCTACTACTCGCCCAAGAAGACCTTCTCGGTGCGGGTGTTCGGCGGGGCTTTCCTCAACAAAGCCAACGACACGCCCTTCGTCATCGGGCTGAGCGGCAGCCCCGACTACCGCCGCCAGACCGTGTTCCTGGACCGGCAGCAGATTTCGCCCAGCCTGGCAGCCCAGCAGCACCAGTTTGATGGCCGCGACGGCGCTTTCAAGGCCTATCTGCCCGCCAGCAGCAGCCGCTGGCTCACCACGCTCAACCTGCAGGCTGATCTGCCCGTGACGCCGTTCGGGGTGTTTGCTGACTTCGGCATGACCAAGGAGCAGAACCAGGTAGCCGCCGGCCGCAGCCCGCAGCGGGCCTACTACGATGCCGGCCTGTCGTTGCCGCTGTTCAACAAGCTGCTGAGCTTCTACCTGCCGCTGGCCGGCTCGCAGTACGAAAACGGCCTGCCTGGCAGCCGCCGCGCCCTCACCAACCAGCTCCGCTTTGTGCTGCGCCTCGACCAGCTCAGCCCCTTCCGGCTGCTGGACGAGCAGCTGGCCCAGTAA
- a CDS encoding 30S ribosomal protein S16 → MAVKIRLARRGRKKAAQFDIVVADSRAPRDGRFIEKIGTYDPNTNPASINFDGEKAFDWIMKGAQPTDTVRAMLSYRGVLYRKHLQLGVIKGAISQDVADQRYNDWKEQKDAKIEGKRTNLGTAKEEARKAALAAETKVKEARAEAIRKKNTPAPTEAPAAEGETTEAEATAETTDEAGA, encoded by the coding sequence ATGGCAGTTAAAATCCGCCTCGCCCGTCGCGGCCGCAAAAAGGCCGCTCAGTTCGACATCGTTGTTGCCGATTCGCGCGCTCCGCGTGATGGCCGTTTCATCGAGAAAATCGGTACCTACGACCCCAACACCAACCCCGCTTCCATCAACTTCGATGGCGAGAAGGCGTTTGACTGGATCATGAAAGGTGCCCAGCCTACCGACACGGTACGTGCTATGCTCTCTTACCGCGGTGTGCTCTACCGCAAACACCTGCAACTGGGTGTTATCAAAGGCGCTATTTCGCAGGACGTAGCCGACCAGCGCTACAACGACTGGAAAGAGCAGAAAGACGCTAAAATCGAAGGCAAGCGCACCAACCTCGGCACCGCCAAGGAGGAAGCTCGCAAAGCTGCCCTGGCTGCTGAGACCAAAGTGAAGGAAGCCCGTGCCGAGGCTATCCGCAAGAAAAACACGCCCGCCCCAACGGAAGCTCCGGCTGCTGAAGGCGAAACCACCGAGGCAGAAGCTACGGCCGAAACCACGGACGAAGCCGGCGCTTAG
- the folE gene encoding GTP cyclohydrolase I FolE, producing MANSVPAPDGDLRLTTDAHLPSDLHTPLRPDAFALSDDEKIAGITEHFREIMQLLGLDLTDDSLAGTPRRVAKMYVQEWFRGLNPEHRPEVRLFENRYQYSQLLLERDITLFSCCEHHFVPIIGKAHVAYLPGDNVVGLSKLNRVVQYYARRPQVQERLTRQIAEELKQTLHTDNVAVLIEADHLCVMSRGVNDTSSSTITAEYSGAFKEDATLRAEFLRLLGK from the coding sequence ATGGCTAATTCTGTGCCCGCGCCGGACGGCGACCTACGCCTCACCACCGACGCGCACCTGCCCTCCGATTTGCATACCCCCCTCCGCCCCGATGCCTTCGCGCTGAGCGACGACGAAAAGATTGCCGGTATCACGGAGCACTTCCGCGAAATCATGCAGCTGCTGGGCCTCGACCTGACCGACGACAGCCTGGCGGGCACCCCGCGCCGGGTGGCCAAGATGTATGTGCAGGAGTGGTTCCGGGGCCTCAACCCCGAGCACCGCCCCGAGGTGCGGCTGTTTGAGAACCGCTACCAGTACTCGCAGCTGCTGCTGGAGCGCGACATCACACTGTTTTCGTGCTGCGAGCACCACTTCGTGCCCATCATCGGGAAGGCGCACGTGGCCTACCTGCCCGGCGACAACGTGGTGGGGCTTAGCAAGCTCAACCGGGTGGTGCAGTACTATGCCCGCCGCCCGCAGGTGCAGGAGCGCCTCACGCGCCAGATTGCCGAGGAGCTCAAGCAGACCCTGCACACCGACAATGTGGCCGTACTCATTGAGGCCGACCACCTATGCGTGATGAGCCGCGGCGTAAATGACACCAGCAGCTCGACCATCACGGCCGAGTACAGCGGGGCCTTCAAGGAAGACGCCACGCTCCGCGCCGAATTTCTCCGCTTGCTCGGCAAATGA
- a CDS encoding inorganic diphosphatase yields the protein MRLSALLTLTALAAAPLTGCQTRPDDLPTFSPERKLLQVVVEMPAGTNHAQRYDATQHQFVPERRAGLDHVVEFLPCPGNSGFIPGTATDAPSARPLAALVLCEAQPAGTVLEVLPIGLVTLDDNGLMRPIVLAVPARPSQQILPAVVSWQDLTSRYPGAREVLRQWFQHQGRPGEVRIVSWKDEKAVEQQVRQAMN from the coding sequence ATGCGCCTTTCCGCTTTGCTGACCCTCACCGCGCTGGCCGCCGCGCCGCTCACCGGCTGCCAGACCCGCCCCGACGACCTGCCGACCTTCTCGCCGGAGCGCAAGCTGCTGCAGGTAGTGGTGGAAATGCCGGCCGGCACCAACCACGCCCAGCGCTACGACGCCACCCAGCACCAGTTCGTGCCCGAGCGCCGCGCCGGCCTCGACCACGTAGTGGAGTTTCTGCCCTGTCCCGGCAACAGCGGCTTCATCCCGGGCACGGCCACCGACGCCCCCTCGGCCCGGCCCCTGGCGGCGCTGGTGCTCTGCGAAGCGCAGCCGGCCGGCACCGTGCTGGAAGTGCTGCCCATCGGCCTCGTCACGCTCGACGACAACGGCCTGATGCGCCCCATCGTGCTGGCCGTGCCGGCCCGGCCCAGCCAGCAGATTCTGCCGGCCGTGGTCAGCTGGCAGGACCTGACTTCGCGCTACCCTGGTGCGCGGGAGGTGCTGCGGCAGTGGTTTCAGCACCAGGGCCGGCCCGGCGAAGTGCGCATCGTGAGCTGGAAAGACGAAAAAGCCGTCGAGCAGCAGGTGCGCCAGGCCATGAACTAG